Proteins co-encoded in one Polaromonas vacuolata genomic window:
- a CDS encoding AbrB/MazE/SpoVT family DNA-binding domain-containing protein, with amino-acid sequence MESVIRKWGNSLALRLPASALKQADLSLDQKVNIVVSRSRIIIEASGKVEYDLGQLLDAMTAENAHAEADFGKPVGKELL; translated from the coding sequence ATGGAATCTGTTATTCGAAAGTGGGGCAACTCTCTAGCCTTGCGGTTACCCGCATCTGCGCTCAAGCAAGCGGATTTGAGTCTGGATCAAAAAGTCAACATAGTGGTCTCGCGAAGCCGCATCATCATTGAGGCGTCTGGCAAAGTTGAATATGACTTGGGCCAGTTGCTTGACGCTATGACGGCTGAAAACGCGCATGCTGAGGCGGACTTTGGCAAACCGGTTGGTAAAGAGTTGCTCTGA
- a CDS encoding SDR family NAD(P)-dependent oxidoreductase, translated as MTEALNTPNNNSAADASAIDASALDAEVNAEVNTAVIPLTSGEKNEGLAVVIGAGGGLGAAMLAQLKADGIYADVLGISRDAANGLAMDYLDEASIASAASTIAAHCAAHGQSLRLLIVATGFLHGPQGQPERSWTQLDAAYLQHVFAINTLGPALVMKHFFPLLPKQGRCVAGFFSAKVGSIGDNSLGGWYGYRASKAALNQLVKTASIELTRRNRQSVCVSLHPGTVATALSQPFAKTGLTVRPAPLAATALLQVLAGVTTADSGCLLDYLGGRLGF; from the coding sequence ATGACTGAAGCGCTCAACACGCCCAACAACAACTCGGCGGCTGATGCCTCGGCCATTGATGCTTCGGCGCTTGATGCTGAGGTGAATGCCGAAGTAAATACCGCCGTTATTCCGCTCACCTCGGGTGAGAAGAACGAGGGCTTGGCCGTGGTGATAGGCGCAGGCGGCGGCTTGGGTGCGGCCATGCTGGCGCAACTCAAAGCCGACGGCATTTATGCCGACGTGCTGGGCATTAGCCGCGACGCCGCCAACGGTTTGGCGATGGACTATCTCGATGAAGCCAGTATCGCCAGCGCCGCCAGCACAATCGCTGCGCACTGCGCCGCACACGGCCAAAGCCTGCGTTTGCTAATTGTGGCGACCGGGTTTTTGCACGGACCACAAGGCCAGCCCGAGCGCAGCTGGACGCAACTCGATGCCGCCTATTTGCAGCACGTGTTCGCCATCAACACGCTAGGGCCAGCATTAGTGATGAAGCATTTCTTCCCACTGCTGCCCAAACAAGGCCGGTGCGTGGCGGGCTTTTTCTCGGCCAAGGTAGGCAGTATTGGCGACAACTCGCTGGGCGGCTGGTACGGCTATCGCGCCTCTAAGGCCGCCCTCAATCAGTTGGTTAAAACCGCGTCAATTGAGCTCACACGGCGCAATCGACAAAGCGTCTGCGTGTCGCTACACCCCGGCACCGTCGCCACCGCACTGAGCCAACCCTTCGCAAAAACCGGCTTAACCGTTCGCCCCGCACCACTGGCGGCTACGGCTCTACTGCAGGTTTTGGCTGGGGTGACGACGGCGGATAGCGGGTGTTTGTTGGATTACTTGGGGGGGAGATTGGGGTTTTGA
- a CDS encoding branched-chain amino acid ABC transporter permease yields MSQNTPSATTSQTPSSSSTVPTAPSLQSKLKSSASRITKLTYVVILILAIAAPFLGLYSVFLMKLLCFALFACAFNLLLGFTGLLSFGHAAFFGSAAYITGWFIKSQGWSPELAILAGTVAAGFIGLLVGLVAIRRQGIYFAMITLAMAQMVYFICLQAPFTGGEDGLQGVPRGLLFGLISLKSNLTLYYVVLAIFAACLMAIARIVHSPFGQVLKMIRENEPRAISLGYQVDRYKLLAFVLSAMLAGLAGSLKTLVMGFATLTDVHWSLSGEVILMTLLGGVGTFFGPVLGSGIVIALQNLLADKVGSWVNVIIGVIFVLCVLAFRKGVVGELHAFRERRKAAKLAANLDV; encoded by the coding sequence ATGAGCCAGAACACCCCCTCCGCCACAACCTCCCAGACCCCCTCATCGAGTTCCACCGTGCCCACTGCGCCCTCTCTCCAAAGCAAGCTCAAAAGCAGCGCCTCGCGTATCACCAAGCTAACTTACGTAGTGATACTGATACTGGCAATAGCAGCGCCTTTTCTAGGCCTGTATTCGGTTTTTTTGATGAAGCTACTGTGCTTTGCACTGTTTGCCTGCGCGTTTAATTTGCTGCTTGGCTTTACCGGTTTGCTGTCCTTTGGACATGCAGCCTTTTTTGGCTCGGCCGCCTATATCACCGGCTGGTTTATCAAGTCCCAAGGCTGGTCGCCAGAGCTGGCCATTTTGGCCGGCACTGTTGCAGCTGGCTTTATTGGTTTGCTCGTTGGCCTAGTTGCGATTCGCCGGCAAGGCATTTACTTCGCCATGATCACCTTGGCGATGGCGCAAATGGTTTACTTTATTTGCCTGCAAGCGCCCTTTACCGGCGGTGAAGACGGCCTGCAAGGCGTTCCGCGTGGCCTGCTTTTTGGTTTGATTTCCCTCAAGTCAAACCTCACCTTGTACTACGTCGTACTGGCAATATTTGCCGCCTGCCTGATGGCGATTGCACGAATAGTCCACTCACCTTTCGGTCAGGTGCTAAAGATGATTCGCGAAAATGAGCCGCGTGCCATTTCGCTAGGCTACCAGGTTGACCGCTACAAGCTGCTGGCCTTTGTGCTGTCCGCCATGTTGGCCGGCTTGGCTGGTTCACTCAAAACCTTGGTGATGGGTTTTGCAACCTTGACTGATGTGCACTGGTCTTTGTCTGGCGAGGTCATCTTGATGACGCTGCTAGGCGGCGTGGGCACGTTTTTCGGCCCGGTCTTGGGTTCTGGCATCGTCATTGCGCTGCAAAACTTATTGGCTGACAAGGTCGGCTCTTGGGTCAACGTCATCATTGGCGTGATCTTTGTGCTGTGCGTGCTAGCCTTTCGCAAAGGCGTGGTGGGCGAATTACATGCCTTCCGTGAGCGCCGCAAAGCGGCAAAATTAGCCGCCAATCTCGACGTTTAA
- a CDS encoding IS3 family transposase (programmed frameshift) codes for MSKHHSEQFRQQAVEHVLNHPGQSVANTAKLLGVGYSTLDKWMRVHRTSIGVTASAALSIDQQRLRTLERENAHLREVNDIPKKSARVLREKSKSAKYTFMKSHLDAYRMAALCAALSVSRSGYYAWLARPQRATDLHDAIRACHTAHKARVGAPSIHAELVGSGLNACARTVGRHMHYLGLRAKGSQKFKRTTDSNHGKLASPNLLERQFEVCAPNQVWVGDITYIRTAQGWLYLATVIDLYSRAVVGWQMSGRIDSKLVCDALQAAILTRGKPTGVMVHTDQGSQYVSNAYRKMLRESLLIQSMSRRGNCWDNAVAESFFATLKKQAIHGEYFATRELAKQAVFEYIEAYYNRIRRHSTVGWLSPLNFENLYYQSLEDSAVH; via the exons ATGAGCAAACATCACAGTGAACAGTTCAGGCAGCAAGCAGTCGAACACGTTTTAAATCACCCAGGGCAGTCCGTTGCGAACACAGCCAAGCTGCTTGGCGTTGGCTACTCCACGTTAGACAAGTGGATGCGTGTACACCGCACTAGCATCGGCGTTACCGCCAGCGCGGCCTTATCGATAGATCAACAACGACTTCGTACGCTTGAGCGTGAGAACGCGCACTTACGAGAGGTCAACGACATAC CTAAAAAAAGCGCACGTGTACTTCGTGAAAAATCCAAGTCTGCCAAGTACACGTTTATGAAATCTCACTTGGACGCCTACCGCATGGCCGCTCTGTGCGCGGCTTTGTCGGTTAGCCGCTCGGGCTACTACGCATGGCTTGCCCGCCCACAGCGAGCAACTGATCTGCACGATGCCATTCGTGCCTGCCACACAGCGCATAAAGCAAGAGTGGGCGCACCCAGCATCCACGCCGAGCTCGTTGGTAGCGGCTTAAACGCTTGCGCGCGCACCGTCGGTAGGCATATGCATTATTTGGGATTACGCGCTAAAGGAAGTCAGAAATTTAAACGCACCACTGACTCTAATCACGGCAAATTAGCCTCGCCTAACTTGCTGGAGCGCCAGTTCGAAGTGTGCGCACCTAATCAGGTTTGGGTTGGAGACATTACTTATATACGCACTGCGCAGGGTTGGCTGTATTTGGCCACGGTGATCGACTTGTACAGTCGCGCTGTTGTAGGCTGGCAGATGAGCGGGCGAATTGATAGCAAGTTAGTGTGCGATGCATTGCAAGCGGCCATTCTCACCAGAGGAAAACCTACTGGCGTGATGGTTCACACCGATCAGGGATCGCAATACGTGTCGAACGCGTACCGCAAAATGCTCAGGGAAAGTTTACTTATTCAAAGCATGAGTAGGCGCGGAAATTGTTGGGATAACGCCGTAGCAGAATCGTTCTTCGCCACACTGAAAAAGCAAGCTATTCACGGTGAATACTTTGCAACCCGAGAGCTAGCTAAGCAGGCAGTCTTTGAATACATAGAGGCTTATTACAATCGCATTCGCAGGCATTCAACCGTTGGCTGGCTAAGCCCACTTAACTTTGAAAATCTGTATTACCAATCTTTAGAGGACTCTGCTGTCCATTAA
- the mazF gene encoding endoribonuclease MazF, whose translation MATRSYVPDAGDIVLLEFDPQAGHEQAGHRPALVVSPASYNAKTGLMVCCPMSTRIKGHPFEVLVELDAVTSAVLSDQVKSLDWKVRQAKKKATVPAAVMLHVRAKIKALLAIA comes from the coding sequence ATGGCTACTCGCTCTTATGTGCCTGATGCCGGCGACATTGTGTTGCTAGAGTTTGACCCCCAAGCTGGACACGAGCAGGCCGGACATAGACCGGCTTTGGTAGTCAGCCCAGCTAGCTACAACGCAAAAACGGGTTTGATGGTTTGCTGCCCTATGAGCACCAGGATTAAAGGCCATCCCTTTGAAGTGCTGGTTGAGCTTGACGCGGTCACGAGTGCTGTGCTTTCTGACCAAGTTAAATCACTCGATTGGAAAGTTCGGCAAGCTAAGAAAAAAGCCACTGTGCCTGCGGCCGTGATGCTGCATGTGCGGGCAAAAATCAAGGCTTTGCTGGCGATTGCGTGA
- the dbpA gene encoding ATP-dependent RNA helicase DbpA codes for MTTNSNDFSALSLPAHVLANLTQLGYLQMTAIQAASLPVALLGKDLIAQAKTGSGKTAAFALALLANLNARRFAVQAMVLCPTRELADQVATEIRRLARAEENIKVVTLCGGVALRGQVASLEHGAHIVVGTPGRIMDHLGRGNLNLEAMNTLVLDEADRMLDMGFFEDICVVAKQCPKERQTLLFSATYPEGIAKISQQFMKSPQTITVQAQHEKSKIRQRWYEVADSDHDEARLESVAKLLNHFRPASTLAFCNTKSQCRALVSYLKDHGFSALALFGELEQRERDQVLVQFSNRSCSVLVATDVAARGLDIAQLEMVINVDVTPDAEVHIHRIGRTGRADQEGWAMSLASMDEMGSVGKIEQLQKAESEWHKLSELTPASQEPLLPPMVTLQIVGGRKEKIRAGDVLGALTGDAGFTREQVGKINVNEFSTYVAVDRAIASEAQQKLSFGKVKGKSVKVRFMDEA; via the coding sequence ATGACTACGAACTCCAATGATTTCAGCGCCTTGTCGCTGCCAGCCCATGTACTGGCCAACCTCACCCAACTGGGCTACTTGCAGATGACCGCGATCCAAGCCGCCAGCCTGCCGGTGGCGTTACTGGGTAAGGATTTAATCGCCCAAGCCAAAACCGGCAGCGGCAAAACGGCCGCCTTTGCTTTAGCGCTACTCGCCAACCTCAATGCCCGTCGCTTTGCGGTGCAAGCCATGGTGTTGTGCCCAACCCGCGAGCTGGCCGACCAAGTCGCCACTGAGATTCGCCGTCTGGCGCGGGCTGAAGAAAACATCAAAGTCGTCACGCTCTGCGGCGGTGTCGCCTTGCGCGGTCAAGTCGCCAGTCTTGAGCATGGCGCGCACATCGTGGTGGGCACACCCGGCCGCATCATGGACCATTTGGGTCGTGGCAATCTAAACCTAGAAGCCATGAATACCTTGGTCTTAGACGAAGCCGACCGCATGCTAGACATGGGCTTTTTTGAAGACATTTGTGTGGTCGCCAAGCAGTGCCCCAAAGAGCGGCAAACCCTGCTGTTTTCGGCCACCTACCCAGAAGGCATTGCCAAGATTAGCCAGCAGTTTATGAAGTCGCCGCAAACCATCACGGTGCAGGCGCAACACGAAAAAAGCAAGATTCGCCAGCGCTGGTACGAAGTCGCCGACAGCGACCATGACGAAGCCCGACTTGAGTCAGTGGCCAAACTGCTAAACCATTTCCGTCCCGCCAGCACCTTGGCTTTTTGCAACACCAAATCGCAATGCCGCGCCTTGGTGAGCTACTTGAAAGACCACGGCTTTAGCGCCTTGGCCTTGTTCGGTGAACTTGAGCAGCGCGAGCGCGATCAAGTCTTGGTGCAGTTTTCTAACCGCAGCTGCTCAGTGCTAGTGGCCACCGATGTGGCGGCGCGCGGCTTGGACATTGCCCAGTTAGAGATGGTCATTAACGTTGACGTCACGCCGGACGCCGAAGTGCATATTCACCGCATAGGCCGCACCGGCCGCGCCGACCAAGAAGGCTGGGCCATGAGCTTGGCCAGCATGGACGAGATGGGCAGTGTTGGCAAAATTGAGCAACTGCAAAAAGCCGAGTCCGAGTGGCACAAACTCAGCGAACTGACACCCGCCAGCCAAGAGCCGCTGTTGCCGCCCATGGTGACTTTGCAAATCGTCGGCGGCCGCAAAGAAAAAATCCGCGCCGGCGATGTGCTGGGCGCACTGACTGGCGACGCCGGTTTTACCCGCGAGCAAGTCGGCAAAATCAATGTCAATGAATTTTCAACCTACGTCGCCGTCGACCGCGCGATTGCTAGTGAGGCGCAGCAAAAACTGTCTTTTGGCAAGGTCAAAGGCAAAAGCGTCAAAGTGCGCTTTATGGATGAGGCGTAA
- a CDS encoding ABC transporter ATP-binding protein — translation MSKALLKIENLQAWYGESHILHGVNLTVNEGEVVTLLGRNGAGRTTTMRAIVGLTGSRKGSIQIAGTESIALAPHKIARLGVGYCPEERGIFASLTAEENLMLPPTIAPGGMSLDEIYDMFPNLKERASSPGTRLSGGEQQMLAVARILRTGARLLLLDEISEGLAPVIVQKLAEMILTLKAKGYTIVLVEQNFRFAAPLADRFYVMEHGTIVKQFEQSQLAQNMGMLQEYLGV, via the coding sequence ATGAGCAAAGCGCTGTTAAAAATCGAGAACCTGCAAGCCTGGTATGGCGAGTCGCACATACTCCACGGCGTTAACCTGACCGTGAACGAGGGCGAAGTTGTCACCCTGCTAGGGCGCAACGGCGCAGGCCGCACCACCACCATGCGGGCCATCGTTGGCCTGACCGGCTCACGCAAAGGTTCGATTCAAATCGCTGGCACAGAATCAATTGCGCTAGCACCGCACAAAATAGCGCGGCTAGGCGTGGGTTATTGCCCCGAAGAACGCGGCATTTTTGCCAGTCTCACCGCCGAAGAAAACCTGATGCTGCCGCCCACCATAGCGCCCGGCGGCATGAGCTTGGACGAGATCTATGACATGTTCCCCAACCTTAAAGAGCGCGCCAGCAGCCCTGGCACGCGGCTCTCAGGTGGTGAGCAACAAATGCTGGCCGTGGCCCGCATCTTGCGCACCGGCGCGCGGCTGCTGCTGTTAGACGAGATCTCTGAAGGTTTGGCACCGGTGATTGTGCAAAAGCTGGCGGAGATGATTCTCACGCTCAAAGCCAAGGGCTACACCATAGTGCTGGTCGAGCAGAATTTCCGCTTTGCTGCACCGCTAGCTGACCGCTTCTACGTGATGGAGCACGGCACCATAGTCAAACAGTTTGAACAGTCTCAACTGGCCCAAAACATGGGCATGCTGCAAGAGTATTTAGGCGTATAG
- a CDS encoding DUF6352 family protein, producing MQKFWPSHSFTQLYPGLERNARGWLMPGLDYWRYFLAMPELAPVEQSCPSELALHAALLEQPLRAVKPERLLKVQDPDARGSYKTFLRFRDQLLAAGTLEAWYLGLFPRSGSVRIDIAPLFIDLVLAAITRNVLDDSQDAFELRAAEMLFRSQRISTQDSQVLSGDALTLDMLSETGGVGDIGRFLAEAGAPMASVQMQVLSDDNAAEYWASSQGQRFLLDLKHEINNDLSHGLVLTLTRARSGLKSLAQVLQKWLLHMLGITVSIRPLQKIDDASWRWHVGLDVQSTALLNDLYEGQEIEPARLQRLISLFKLDFADPREMRADVAGKPVYLGLMMDGQGLLRLKPQNLLINLPLLSVQ from the coding sequence ATGCAAAAATTCTGGCCCTCACATAGTTTTACACAGCTCTATCCCGGGCTAGAGCGCAACGCTCGCGGCTGGCTCATGCCCGGGCTGGATTACTGGCGTTATTTTTTAGCCATGCCTGAGCTGGCGCCGGTAGAGCAGTCTTGCCCGTCCGAGCTGGCGCTGCATGCGGCTTTGCTGGAACAGCCCTTGCGCGCAGTCAAGCCCGAGCGGCTACTCAAGGTGCAAGACCCAGATGCGCGCGGCAGCTACAAAACTTTCTTGCGCTTTCGCGACCAGTTGTTGGCCGCCGGCACGCTAGAGGCTTGGTATTTAGGCCTTTTTCCGCGCAGTGGCAGCGTGCGCATAGATATCGCGCCGCTGTTTATTGATTTAGTGTTGGCCGCCATCACGCGTAATGTGCTGGATGACTCGCAAGATGCTTTTGAGCTGCGGGCCGCGGAAATGCTGTTTCGCTCGCAACGCATCAGCACCCAAGACAGCCAAGTGCTGAGCGGCGATGCTTTAACGCTGGACATGCTTAGCGAGACCGGCGGCGTGGGCGACATTGGCCGCTTTCTGGCCGAGGCTGGCGCGCCCATGGCTAGTGTGCAAATGCAAGTGCTAAGTGACGATAACGCCGCCGAGTATTGGGCCTCTAGCCAAGGTCAACGGTTTTTGCTTGACCTCAAACATGAGATCAACAACGACTTGAGTCACGGTCTGGTGTTGACATTAACCCGCGCCCGCTCGGGTCTGAAGTCGCTGGCGCAAGTGCTGCAAAAGTGGTTGCTGCATATGTTGGGCATCACCGTGAGTATTCGGCCGCTGCAAAAAATTGATGATGCTAGCTGGCGCTGGCATGTGGGTTTGGATGTGCAGTCCACGGCTTTGCTCAATGACCTTTATGAGGGACAGGAAATAGAGCCGGCTAGGTTGCAGCGCTTAATCAGCTTATTTAAGCTCGACTTTGCCGATCCGCGCGAGATGCGCGCCGATGTTGCTGGCAAGCCGGTCTACCTTGGCCTGATGATGGATGGGCAAGGCTTGCTCAGGCTAAAGCCGCAAAATTTGTTGATTAATTTGCCTTTGTTGTCGGTCCAGTAA
- a CDS encoding ABC transporter substrate-binding protein — protein sequence MKIKTLVAAMAVGLVTAASAQTDTGPVRIGIITDMSGLYADIDGPAGAEMLSWAAKDFGGKVLGRPIEVLSADHQNKADVASSKAREWIDKDNLAMLIGGTSSGTAIAMSKITAEKKRPFIAIGAGSARLSNEDCTPYSVHYAYDTVSLAKVAGSALVKAGNKSWFFLTADYAFGYSLEGDASAVVKANGGTVLGAVRHPLNASDFSSFMLQAQSSKAQILALANAGGDFTNAMKAAKEFGVTKTMKVAGLLVFINDVHSLGLANTAGLQLADSWYWNQDDASRKFSKRFFDKYKRMPSSLQAADYSATTNYLKAVEIAGTVNGEKVMKALKSMKIDDFYNKGQIRADGRMIHDMYLFEVKTQKESTTPWDYYKKIATVPGEQAFATLAESKCSLLKK from the coding sequence ATGAAAATTAAAACACTAGTCGCTGCTATGGCCGTAGGCCTGGTCACCGCAGCCAGCGCGCAAACCGACACCGGTCCAGTGCGTATCGGCATCATCACCGACATGTCTGGCCTGTACGCCGACATCGACGGCCCTGCTGGTGCGGAAATGCTCAGCTGGGCGGCCAAGGACTTCGGCGGCAAGGTGCTAGGCCGTCCTATCGAAGTGCTGAGCGCCGATCACCAGAACAAGGCCGACGTGGCTTCGTCCAAAGCACGTGAATGGATTGACAAAGACAACCTAGCCATGCTGATTGGCGGCACTAGCTCCGGCACGGCGATTGCCATGTCCAAGATCACGGCCGAGAAAAAGCGCCCTTTCATCGCCATCGGCGCTGGCTCAGCCCGCCTGTCGAATGAAGACTGCACACCGTATTCAGTTCACTACGCCTACGACACCGTATCGCTGGCTAAAGTGGCTGGCTCGGCGCTGGTCAAAGCCGGCAACAAAAGCTGGTTTTTTCTGACCGCTGACTATGCGTTTGGCTACTCGTTAGAAGGCGATGCATCAGCCGTTGTCAAAGCCAATGGCGGTACTGTTTTGGGCGCGGTTCGTCACCCACTCAATGCCTCGGACTTCTCATCCTTTATGTTGCAAGCGCAGTCGTCTAAAGCGCAAATTTTGGCCTTGGCTAACGCCGGCGGTGATTTCACCAACGCCATGAAGGCAGCCAAAGAATTTGGCGTGACCAAAACCATGAAAGTCGCTGGCCTGCTGGTTTTCATCAATGACGTGCACAGCCTTGGCTTGGCCAATACCGCAGGCCTGCAACTGGCCGACAGCTGGTACTGGAATCAAGACGATGCGTCGCGCAAATTCTCCAAGCGCTTTTTTGATAAATACAAGCGCATGCCTTCAAGCCTGCAAGCTGCTGACTACTCAGCCACCACCAACTACCTCAAAGCAGTGGAAATTGCCGGCACAGTCAATGGCGAAAAGGTCATGAAGGCGCTTAAAAGCATGAAGATTGATGACTTTTATAACAAGGGTCAGATCCGCGCCGACGGTCGCATGATTCACGACATGTACCTCTTTGAAGTCAAAACACAAAAAGAGTCGACCACGCCGTGGGATTACTACAAAAAGATTGCAACAGTACCTGGCGAGCAGGCCTTCGCCACGCTCGCAGAGTCCAAGTGCAGCTTACTCAAAAAGTAA
- a CDS encoding ABC transporter ATP-binding protein, protein MSAEFILETRGLSKEFKGFIAVNNVDLKVRRGHIHALIGPNGAGKTTFFNLLTKFLPPTRGTILFNEANITTEKPAQTARRGIVRSFQISAVFPHMTVLENVRAALQRNLGTSFAFWKPESSLHHLHERARQLLDEVDLGSFADEMTVNLPYGRKRALELATTLALEPELMLLDEPTQGMGHEDVDRVTQLIKKVSQGRTILMVEHNMNVVSSIADRITVLQRGAIIADGPYAEVSANPLVIEAYMGTTDTALPGEQPTKESTV, encoded by the coding sequence TTGTCAGCTGAGTTCATTCTTGAAACCCGCGGCCTGAGCAAAGAGTTCAAGGGCTTTATCGCCGTGAACAATGTCGACCTCAAGGTTCGCCGCGGCCATATCCACGCACTGATTGGCCCGAACGGCGCAGGCAAAACAACATTCTTTAACTTGTTAACCAAATTTTTGCCGCCCACACGCGGCACCATTTTGTTTAATGAAGCCAACATCACGACAGAAAAACCAGCACAAACCGCCAGACGCGGCATAGTGCGCTCGTTCCAGATTTCGGCGGTATTCCCGCATATGACGGTGCTAGAGAATGTGCGCGCCGCATTGCAGCGCAATCTCGGCACTTCATTTGCCTTTTGGAAACCAGAATCCTCGCTGCATCACCTGCATGAGCGGGCCAGACAATTGCTTGACGAAGTCGACTTGGGTAGCTTTGCCGATGAGATGACTGTCAACCTACCCTATGGCCGCAAACGTGCGCTAGAACTCGCCACTACCTTGGCGCTTGAGCCAGAGTTGATGCTGCTTGACGAGCCGACGCAAGGCATGGGCCATGAAGACGTGGACCGGGTCACGCAGTTGATCAAAAAAGTCTCGCAAGGCCGCACCATCTTGATGGTCGAGCACAACATGAATGTAGTCTCCTCCATTGCCGACCGTATTACCGTATTGCAGCGCGGCGCCATCATTGCCGACGGCCCTTATGCAGAAGTGTCTGCCAATCCGCTGGTCATAGAAGCCTATATGGGCACGACAGACACGGCCTTGCCAGGCGAGCAGCCCACCAAAGAGTCGACCGTATGA
- a CDS encoding branched-chain amino acid ABC transporter permease has protein sequence MEIFGIPVQAFLGQLLLGLVNGAFYAMLSLGLAVIFGLLGIVNFAHGALYMLGAFAAWILMDSFGINYWAALILAPLAVGLIGVIIERLFLRHLYKLDPLYGLLLTFGLALIAEGIFRELYGVSGQSYRVPELLSGGTNLGFMYLPNYRAWVVFVSLVVCFGTWYLIERTRLGAYLRAGTENAPLVQAFGINVPVMVMLTYGAGAALAGLAGVLAAPIIQVNPLMGSNLIIVVFAVVVIGGMGSILGSVLTGLALGLIEGMTRVFYPEASNIVVFIVMVLVLMVKPAGLFGKEN, from the coding sequence ATGGAAATTTTCGGCATCCCCGTGCAAGCTTTTTTAGGCCAGCTTTTGCTGGGCTTGGTCAATGGCGCGTTCTACGCCATGCTCAGCCTGGGCTTGGCTGTGATCTTCGGCCTGCTTGGCATTGTTAACTTTGCGCACGGCGCACTCTACATGCTGGGCGCTTTTGCCGCATGGATCTTGATGGATTCATTTGGCATTAACTACTGGGCGGCACTGATACTTGCGCCGCTGGCAGTTGGCCTTATCGGCGTCATCATTGAGCGCTTGTTTCTGCGCCACTTATACAAACTCGATCCGCTCTACGGTTTGCTGCTCACCTTTGGCTTGGCCTTGATTGCCGAAGGCATTTTTCGCGAACTCTACGGCGTCTCAGGACAAAGCTACCGCGTGCCAGAACTGCTCTCAGGCGGCACCAACCTCGGCTTTATGTACCTGCCTAACTACCGCGCTTGGGTAGTGTTTGTGTCATTGGTGGTTTGCTTTGGCACGTGGTACCTGATTGAGCGCACCCGGCTCGGCGCCTATCTGCGCGCCGGCACCGAGAACGCGCCACTGGTTCAGGCCTTTGGCATAAACGTGCCTGTGATGGTCATGCTCACCTATGGCGCTGGCGCTGCGCTAGCAGGCTTGGCCGGTGTGCTGGCTGCGCCGATTATTCAGGTCAACCCGTTAATGGGTTCCAACCTCATCATCGTCGTGTTTGCGGTGGTGGTGATTGGCGGCATGGGCTCTATTTTGGGCTCAGTGCTGACGGGTCTGGCGCTAGGCCTGATCGAAGGCATGACCCGCGTGTTCTACCCCGAAGCATCGAATATTGTGGTGTTTATCGTCATGGTGCTAGTGCTCATGGTTAAACCAGCCGGCCTGTTTGGCAAGGAAAACTAA